A portion of the Cryptomeria japonica chromosome 5, Sugi_1.0, whole genome shotgun sequence genome contains these proteins:
- the LOC131876406 gene encoding xanthotoxin 5-hydroxylase CYP82C2-like, which produces MAFEAVTIILFSLALPTLLLLANYVRTKNGKPPHPPSWPIIGHLHLLRKKKPIHRILASLSQRHGPIMYLQLGFRPVLVISSSELAKECFIANDKALASRPRTAAAKHLGYDNKMFSVLPYNSQLRDLRKICTMKLFSASRIDSFKHLRTEEVSALIRSLFESCQQEAAPVNMKSRLSDPTSNIIMRMVASKRVSGSQCSEDLQEGHHLRKMVEETFYLYGVFAVGDYLPFLKWLDLQGLISAMKKLQKKRDAFMQKLVNEHREKQGIHAQDLIDLLISAVDNQEIQSDSNDDVIKATALNMITAGTDTSSVTIEWALAALLQHPDSLGKAQEELDKHAGRDRVVE; this is translated from the exons ATGGCGTTCGAAGCAGTAACCATCATTCTTTTTTCTCTGGCACTGCCAACTCTTCTGCTACTTGCAAACTACGTGAGGACCAAAAATGGTAAGCCACCGCATCCTCCATCGTGGCCAATAATTGGGCATCTGCATCTGCTCAGAAAGAAGAAGCCCATTCACCGGATTCTGGCCTCACTTTCCCAACGCCATGGCCCCATCATGTATCTTCAGCTTGGCTTCCGTCCAGTCCTCGTCATTTCCTCTTCAGAGCTCGCAAAAGAATGCTTTATAGCAAATGACAAAGCCCTGGCTTCGCGCCCAAGGACGGCTGCAGCAAAACATTTAGGATATGACAACAAAATGTTTTCGGTTCTGCCATACAATTCACAGCTGCGAGATCTTCGCAAGATTTGCACCATGAAACTCTTCTCTGCCAGCAGAATCGATTCCTTTAAACACCTGCGCACAGAGGAAGTTTCTGCCCTCATCCGTTCCCTGTTTGAGAGTTGCCAGCAAGAAGCAGCACCGGTAAACATGAAATCCAGGCTTTCTGATCCCACATCCAATATAATCATGCGCATGGTTGCCAGCAAAAGAGTCTCGGGTTCTCAATGTTCCGAGGATTTACAAGAAGGGCATCACCTGAGGAAGATGGTAGAAGAAACTTTCTATTTGTATGGTGTATTTGCAGTCGGCGATTACCTGCCGTTTCTCAAGTGGCTTGATCTGCAGGGTCTCATATCCGCCATGAAAAAGCTGCAGAAGAAAAGGGACGCCTTTATGCAGAAATTGGTCAATGAGCACCGTGAGAAACAGGGGATACACGCTCAGGACTTAATTGATCTTCTCATCTCTGCAGTAGACAACCAAGAAATTCAATCTGACAGTAACGACGATGTGATTAAGGCCACTGCCCTC AACATGATAACCGCAGGTACAGACACGTCCTCTGTGACCATCGAATGGGCACTGGCAGCTCTGTTGCAGCACCCGGACAGTTTGGGGAAAGCCCAGGAGGAGCTCGACAAACATGCCGGAAGAGACCGGGTAGTAGAGTAA